A region of the Halalkalibaculum roseum genome:
TCATTCTTATGGTAAAGCTCTTTACTTTATCTCCGCAAGATAACGATCCTTTAAATCCTATATGATATATAAGTCTCTTGTACGGCAGCTTCTTTTCAATTTTGATGCTGAAAAGGCGCATGATATTACCTATCGTTTTGCTGAGATTGCATCAGGCAGTTCTATTCTAAAAAGTATTGCAAAAGCCCTCTACAGTTATCAGTCACCCAAACTATCCCAGCAGGTTTGGGGTCTGAACTTTAGAAACCCCGTTGGACTCGCAGCCGGTTTTGACAAAAATGGCAAAATACCGGCCATCATGGAAGCTATCGGCATGGGTTATGTTGAAGTGGGCAGCATTACCGCCAATTCCAGCACCGGAAACCCCAAGCCACGCTGTTTTCGATTGCCCAAGGACCAAGCACTTATCAATCGCATGGGATTGAATAACGATGGAGCCAAAACTATAGTAAAGCGTCTTCAAAACAAAAGTATATCTTTTCCGCTGGGTATCAATATCGCCAAAACCCACGATCCGCAGATCATGGGTGATGAGGCAATCAGGGATTATATATTCAGCTTTAAAGAGGCCAAAGAGGTTGCCGATTATATCACCATCAACATCTCTTGCCCCAATACCACTGAGGGTAAAACCTTTGAGGATCCGGCAGCACTAACAGAGCTTTTAGACGCTTTGAAGCTACGGGATGATGCTAGCATCGTTCCCTCATTGATCAAGTTTTCTCCGGATCTATCCAAAGATAATCTTCTTGAACTACTGGAAATCTGTGAAAATCACCGGGTGCACGGCTACGTTGTTTCTAACACTTCTTCTGATAGAAGCAGTTTAAAGACGGAATACAAAAAACTAAAAAAGATAGGTAAGGGAGGACTTAGCGGACCCCCTCTTGCATCGAAAAGTACAGAGCGCATTCGGTGGATAAGCAATGCCACGAAAGGGCAAAAACCCATAATCGGGGTAGGAGGTATTAATTCGGTTGAAGTAGCATTAGATATGATTCGAGCGGGAGCCGACCTGCTGCAAATCTATACCGGACTGGTGTATGAAGGTCCCGGTTTGGTAAAGAAAATCAATAAAGGCCTGGTCGATTACATGGATAGGCACGGCC
Encoded here:
- a CDS encoding quinone-dependent dihydroorotate dehydrogenase, whose translation is MIYKSLVRQLLFNFDAEKAHDITYRFAEIASGSSILKSIAKALYSYQSPKLSQQVWGLNFRNPVGLAAGFDKNGKIPAIMEAIGMGYVEVGSITANSSTGNPKPRCFRLPKDQALINRMGLNNDGAKTIVKRLQNKSISFPLGINIAKTHDPQIMGDEAIRDYIFSFKEAKEVADYITINISCPNTTEGKTFEDPAALTELLDALKLRDDASIVPSLIKFSPDLSKDNLLELLEICENHRVHGYVVSNTSSDRSSLKTEYKKLKKIGKGGLSGPPLASKSTERIRWISNATKGQKPIIGVGGINSVEVALDMIRAGADLLQIYTGLVYEGPGLVKKINKGLVDYMDRHGLESIHQIPKE